In Ruminiclostridium papyrosolvens DSM 2782, the following proteins share a genomic window:
- a CDS encoding extracellular solute-binding protein has product MKKIFKALIILMIVLIISGCFYDGDNVLVKTNPSKKQLTLYTIQGDSSVNQVIADSVYRFEKDNSNFEVVHELIPNDLYKNRLSVCVATNQMPDVFPTWSGGILKQYISIGGVVNLEKYMKADNYSYKFNDKALKMVTDDNGIWGVPVENMAIALIFYNKDIFNALKLSEPKTFDELKDIIIKLKQHQYIPFALANRTAWTGSMFYMYFVDRLGGPSVFDNAANRKNKGSFDNDVFVKAGKMVQELVNMGAFPKGFNWMDEDAGDSRNLLYNNSACMSLAGSWFISNVRYEKPDFVDKIGVFPFPSITGGKGDPRNTIGTLGDNYYSVASSCEYPDKAFELIKYLIDDTAVKKRIVAGKIPPVKDLDIENPLINEILDYINHSPNVQFWYDQYLPPKLSEAHLTLSRRIFGGEDPKKAAEQLEKITKQYYNQ; this is encoded by the coding sequence ATGAAAAAAATATTTAAAGCCCTTATTATACTGATGATTGTACTAATTATATCCGGGTGCTTTTATGACGGAGATAACGTGCTGGTTAAGACAAACCCTTCTAAAAAACAATTGACTTTATATACCATACAGGGGGATTCATCTGTAAATCAGGTAATTGCTGATTCTGTGTACAGATTTGAAAAGGATAACAGTAATTTTGAGGTAGTACATGAACTCATACCCAACGACTTGTACAAGAACAGGCTGTCTGTTTGTGTGGCAACTAATCAAATGCCGGACGTTTTTCCCACCTGGTCCGGTGGAATTTTAAAGCAATATATAAGTATTGGTGGAGTAGTAAATCTTGAAAAATATATGAAGGCTGACAATTACAGTTATAAGTTTAATGACAAGGCGTTAAAGATGGTTACCGATGATAATGGAATATGGGGTGTTCCTGTTGAAAACATGGCAATTGCACTCATATTTTATAACAAAGACATTTTTAATGCCTTGAAGTTATCTGAACCAAAGACTTTTGATGAGCTCAAGGACATAATAATTAAACTTAAACAACATCAGTATATCCCATTTGCACTTGCAAACAGGACCGCTTGGACGGGGTCCATGTTCTACATGTATTTTGTAGACAGACTTGGTGGGCCATCCGTTTTCGACAATGCAGCAAACAGAAAAAATAAGGGCTCCTTTGATAACGATGTATTTGTCAAGGCCGGAAAAATGGTGCAGGAGCTTGTAAACATGGGGGCTTTCCCAAAGGGCTTCAACTGGATGGATGAAGATGCCGGGGATTCCAGAAATCTTTTGTATAATAATTCAGCGTGTATGTCATTGGCGGGTAGTTGGTTTATAAGCAATGTCAGGTATGAAAAACCTGATTTTGTTGATAAGATAGGAGTATTTCCATTCCCTTCTATTACAGGGGGAAAAGGTGATCCCCGTAATACTATAGGAACACTGGGAGACAATTATTACTCCGTTGCCAGTTCCTGCGAATATCCTGATAAAGCCTTTGAGCTTATAAAGTACTTAATTGATGATACTGCAGTAAAGAAGCGTATAGTTGCAGGGAAAATACCGCCTGTCAAGGATCTGGATATAGAAAATCCTTTGATTAATGAAATATTGGATTATATAAATCACTCTCCAAATGTTCAATTCTGGTATGACCAGTACCTTCCTCCGAAACTGTCGGAAGCTCATTTAACCCTTTCCCGACGTATATTCGGAGGTGAAGATCCCAAAAAAGCTGCTGAGCAATTGGAAAAGATTACTAAACAATACTATAATCAGTAA